Below is a genomic region from Sulfitobacter guttiformis.
CGCAGCTTCGATCAGATCGATATCCGCGAGGGTAAGCTCGAATTTACGGTTATACTTGGGCATGAGTTCACCTTTGATTTGATAGGTCTTTGTGGCCTAAGCCAAAGTTTTATTCAAGCATCCTGCGCCTCTGGCAACCCGATTGCGACCACCGCGGCAGCTACCGCCATCACAGCGAAAAGGACGAGAACCACCTGAGGACCGAAAAGGGCAGCCCCCCCGCCCGCAACGCCTGCCACCAGCAACAGCACACCGATTACAGTATTGGAGACGGCCGAATATGCGGCGCGTTGATCGTCGGGAGCCATATCAACAAGATAAGTAGAGCGCCCTTGCCGCACACCGTGATAGGCGATCATGAGCACAAAAAGCGCCGATGGCATTGCCCAGACAGTTTGAGCCAACCCAAGTTGCGCCAGCGCAACTGCGAGCACCATCGCGACAGCACCCGCCACACCAGTAAGCATCAGAACAAGGCGGCTGGAATGATCGGAAAGTCGCCCCCAGACATAAGAGCTGAGCAACGAGGCAAGCGCAGAGGCAAGCAAGAGCGCGCCAAGCCCGCCAAGTGTCCCGCCGTCCTCGCCGCCGCCGATGATCACAAAATAGGGGGGCGCAAGGGCAGTGGCCGTCAGCAATCCGCGTACGATGATAAAGCGCCACAGATCTGGATTATCCTTCAAAACACTAAAGGTTGCCGCAACACCCGAAGCCCCCTCACTCGGTTGCTCTTTGATGCTGGAAAAAACCAATGCTGCCACGCCCCACAGACAGGCCGCAAGCGCGATGGCGGCAATCACTGCACCTCGCTCTTCCAACACGCCTGCGATCAACAGACCGGCAAAGACCAGCACTCCAACAGAGGACAAGGAACCAGCAAGGCCCGTGACCGAGCCGCGCCGTGACTGGCCGATCGTCTTGCCCAAAATATCCTTATACGAAACCGAGCAGATTGCTCGAAAGAGTGCCAGCACGGCCAGCGCAGCACATATAGCCAACCCCGCTGCCGCCCCCTCAAGGGTGAGGGCTGCAAGAACAATAAGACCTGCACAGATGCCCTGCCCCGCGGATCCCGCGACCCAAGCCCATTTTCGACGCGCCATCCCCTGCACCCAACCGGCCAGCAAGATTTGCGGCAACAATGCACCCGCCTCCCTTATGGGGACCAGCGCACCAGCGTAGACCGCTGGAGCGCCCAGCGATGTCAGCAACCAACTCAACACCAGTTTCGGATCAATCAGCCCGTCTGCAACTTTTGTCATTCCCAAGGAGACAGCGTGGCGCAGTCCGTTCGCGGCTTCGGCCTTTTGTGCAGGCTCGTTCAGCGTTTCCGCCGGACCATCGGCGCCGGAAATGACCTCAAAGGCCCGCGTTTCGATATTCTGGCTCATGTTGTAGTCCCTCTTTTATTCGCCACCTTGCGCTAAACGTACCTTGTGCCGCAGCGGCACACTGGGGGCTGTCTTGTCGGCAATTACTTTAATGCTAAAACAATTTCTATGCATACAACTCCCCCAGACCGCTTTTTGATCCCGACGCTTTCACTGTGTAATTTTGTGATCGGGGTTGGTGCATTCGGTATCATCGGGCTGGTAGAGCCGCTGGGAGACGATTTGCAGTTGAGTGCGGCACAAACCGGCCAGCTCCTTACCGCCTATGCGGTGGCCTACGCGCTGTTATCACCCCTGTTGGTCGCCTCTACTGGGCGTGTCGGGCGCAGGCGGATCATGGCGGCGGGTTTTGCACTGTTTGCACTTGCCGCAATTATGTCGGCGCTCTCCACAGGCCTGACTGGTCTTAATATCGCGCGTGTTCTGGCCGCGGCGGGCGCAGGCATTTTCACCCCGCTTGCAGCCGCGGTCGCCGCATCGCTGAGCCCTGAGCACCAACGTGCAAAAGTGCTGGCGGCAGTGTTTTTCGGTCTGACGATGTCTCAGGTCGTGGGCGTACCTGCCAGCAGTTGGATCGCCTATACCTTCGGGTGGCGCTGGACCTTCTGGCTTATCTTTGCGATGGCCCTGCCATGCGTCTGGCTGATCTGGACACGTGTCCCCGCAGGTCTGAAATTCCAGCCTGTAACCATGGGCGATCTGCGCGATGTTGTGGCTGAAGGTCGGCTCATGCTGGCAATCATGTTCACTGCGACCTTCATAGGATCCCAATATATTCTGTTTACCTACATTGCGCCGCTGCTCAGTGCAACGATGGGTTTTGGCCGCGACGGCATAGCGATGGTTCTGATGGTTTCGGGCTTCGGCGCAGTCGCAGGCAACGTGCTGGGGGGATTTCTGTCGGACCGGTACGGCTGGCGCATTACGCTAACGTGGCTGTGCATCGCACAGATGTGCGTGCTGCCGGTGTTCTCGCTTCTGCCGATGTCAGTGCCACTTCTGATCGTTTTCGCGTTCTTATGGGCAATGGGCAGCTGGTCGTTCATGGCGGCGCAACAGGTGCGCCTTATTACAATTGCAGGCCACCGCGCTCCTGTGGTGCTTTCGTTGAACGCCGCTGCGATCTATGTCGGCGCAGCAATCGGTTCGGCCGTAGGCGGCCTGATGATCACCGGCTTCGGGCTCTTGTCGCTGGGGATAACTGCGGGTGTAGGCGCGGCCTGTGCCTTGGTACATTTGACACTGTCGGCCCGCCTTAACCCGCTTAGCGA
It encodes:
- a CDS encoding MFS transporter, with translation MSQNIETRAFEVISGADGPAETLNEPAQKAEAANGLRHAVSLGMTKVADGLIDPKLVLSWLLTSLGAPAVYAGALVPIREAGALLPQILLAGWVQGMARRKWAWVAGSAGQGICAGLIVLAALTLEGAAAGLAICAALAVLALFRAICSVSYKDILGKTIGQSRRGSVTGLAGSLSSVGVLVFAGLLIAGVLEERGAVIAAIALAACLWGVAALVFSSIKEQPSEGASGVAATFSVLKDNPDLWRFIIVRGLLTATALAPPYFVIIGGGEDGGTLGGLGALLLASALASLLSSYVWGRLSDHSSRLVLMLTGVAGAVAMVLAVALAQLGLAQTVWAMPSALFVLMIAYHGVRQGRSTYLVDMAPDDQRAAYSAVSNTVIGVLLLVAGVAGGGAALFGPQVVLVLFAVMAVAAAVVAIGLPEAQDA
- a CDS encoding MFS transporter, which codes for MHTTPPDRFLIPTLSLCNFVIGVGAFGIIGLVEPLGDDLQLSAAQTGQLLTAYAVAYALLSPLLVASTGRVGRRRIMAAGFALFALAAIMSALSTGLTGLNIARVLAAAGAGIFTPLAAAVAASLSPEHQRAKVLAAVFFGLTMSQVVGVPASSWIAYTFGWRWTFWLIFAMALPCVWLIWTRVPAGLKFQPVTMGDLRDVVAEGRLMLAIMFTATFIGSQYILFTYIAPLLSATMGFGRDGIAMVLMVSGFGAVAGNVLGGFLSDRYGWRITLTWLCIAQMCVLPVFSLLPMSVPLLIVFAFLWAMGSWSFMAAQQVRLITIAGHRAPVVLSLNAAAIYVGAAIGSAVGGLMITGFGLLSLGITAGVGAACALVHLTLSARLNPLSEARP